One window of the candidate division WOR-3 bacterium genome contains the following:
- a CDS encoding BamA/TamA family outer membrane protein, producing the protein MFGLFVSFIIISSPIKEVTFVGNESVPTRHLRAEVVSKPGEEYSDLDMNYDTGRIIRLYRSRGFFDTEVVPEVAIVRDSVAIVYRIDEGSRPRIDKIVVDGDSLRNVRNLLAVRVGDYFIQSRLIDTERAIEDHYKDRGYPFVEVDYSALPDSGILLFAVEKGILHYVRNIEVQGLTKTNPALVIREIELESGDMYSKSRVYDSQRRIYALGFFSTLKVEMLKKQPDSIDLIFNVKELKSRILKFGIGVTLPFSFLLSFGFEELNVANIGHRVNVSPLFKFNIEKEWEARVEARYTLPYVTSLGLKLSVLPFVWYEEMIDFTRHTRGNEFQVAKVFTEEVALSVAHRYKYVRINPKVTLPDTIKGVTNSVKTQFLLDLRDEFFDPHKGLYFVPSIEYAGGIFGGANHFLRLESEERVFFPLLANALALRFKIGALIPTDSVSVYEEYFLGGQYTLRGYPERSIGPDSIGDERYGDILLNLNIEYRLRLPMNFGLVGFFDAGYIDNEIDFSDTEYFKTTAGVGIRYFTPIGPLRFDVGFPLQEKGSEFYFGIYHTF; encoded by the coding sequence GTCGGCAATGAATCGGTTCCGACGCGGCATCTTCGTGCGGAGGTAGTCTCGAAACCGGGTGAGGAGTATAGCGATCTGGACATGAATTACGATACCGGCCGTATCATCCGTTTGTATCGGTCAAGGGGTTTCTTTGACACTGAGGTTGTTCCCGAAGTAGCAATAGTGAGGGATTCGGTTGCCATTGTATATCGAATAGACGAAGGCAGCAGACCAAGGATCGACAAGATTGTGGTGGATGGTGATAGTTTGCGAAATGTACGAAATTTACTCGCTGTAAGAGTTGGTGATTATTTCATACAATCTAGATTGATAGATACAGAACGAGCAATAGAAGATCACTACAAAGACAGGGGATATCCCTTCGTTGAAGTTGACTATAGTGCTCTTCCTGATTCCGGGATCCTCCTATTCGCTGTAGAAAAAGGCATCCTGCACTATGTCAGGAATATCGAGGTACAGGGTTTGACGAAGACAAATCCCGCCTTGGTGATACGGGAGATTGAATTGGAATCGGGCGACATGTACAGTAAGTCAAGAGTATATGACAGCCAGCGGAGGATTTACGCGCTCGGCTTCTTCAGTACTCTCAAAGTTGAGATGCTAAAGAAACAGCCAGACAGCATTGACCTAATCTTCAATGTTAAGGAACTAAAATCTCGTATCCTGAAGTTTGGCATTGGTGTGACTCTTCCTTTCAGCTTTCTGTTGTCATTCGGTTTCGAGGAATTGAATGTAGCAAATATCGGGCACCGCGTGAATGTCAGTCCGCTCTTCAAGTTCAATATCGAAAAAGAGTGGGAGGCAAGGGTAGAGGCAAGGTATACACTGCCTTATGTCACATCGTTGGGTCTAAAGCTATCCGTGCTGCCGTTCGTTTGGTATGAGGAGATGATCGATTTCACAAGACATACAAGGGGTAACGAATTCCAGGTTGCAAAGGTTTTCACTGAGGAAGTCGCGTTAAGTGTTGCTCACCGGTACAAATATGTTCGAATCAATCCGAAGGTAACCCTACCCGATACTATCAAAGGTGTTACAAACAGCGTCAAAACTCAGTTCTTACTGGACCTCAGGGATGAGTTCTTTGATCCTCACAAGGGTTTATATTTTGTTCCATCGATTGAATATGCAGGGGGCATTTTCGGAGGTGCTAACCACTTCCTTAGACTGGAGAGCGAAGAGCGTGTTTTCTTCCCGTTGCTTGCCAATGCTCTTGCGCTGCGTTTCAAGATCGGCGCTCTTATTCCCACCGATAGCGTCTCGGTTTATGAGGAGTACTTTCTTGGCGGGCAGTACACTCTTCGCGGTTATCCGGAAAGGTCAATTGGGCCGGATTCCATCGGTGATGAGCGATACGGGGATATCCTGCTGAATCTGAATATCGAGTACCGGTTACGGCTGCCAATGAATTTCGGTTTGGTCGGTTTCTTTGATGCCGGATACATCGACAATGAAATCGATTTTAGTGACACCGAATACTTCAAAACTACCGCCGGTGTGGGAATACGTTATTTCACGCCGATCGGACCATTGCGTTTTGATGTTGGTTTCCCATTACAGGAGAAAGGCAGCGAGTTTTATTTCGGCATCTATCACACATTCTGA